The following are encoded in a window of Urocitellus parryii isolate mUroPar1 chromosome 7, mUroPar1.hap1, whole genome shotgun sequence genomic DNA:
- the Uqcrb gene encoding cytochrome b-c1 complex subunit 7 isoform X1, with protein sequence MASRPAVAASGRWLEGIRKWYYNAAGFNKLGLMRDDTIYEDEDVKEAVRRLPENLYNDRMFRIKRALDLTMRQQILPKEQWTKYEEDKFYLEPYLKEVIRERKEREEWGKK encoded by the exons ATGGCGTCAAGGCCTGCTG TTGCAGCATCAGGCCGGTGGCTGGAAGGGATTCGAAAATGGTATTATAATGCTGCAGGATTCAATAAACTAG GGTTAATGCGAGATGATACAATATATGAGGATGAAGATGTAAAAGAAGCCGTAAGAAGGCTTCCTGAGAACCTTTATAATGACAGGATGTTTCGCATTAAGAGAGCACTGGACCTGACCATGAGGCAACAGATCTTGCCTAAAGAGCAGTGGACAAAATATGAGGAG gataaattctATCTTGAACCGTATCTCAAAGAGGTTATtcgggaaagaaaagaaagagaagaatgggGAAAGAAGTGA
- the Uqcrb gene encoding cytochrome b-c1 complex subunit 7 isoform X2, which translates to MRDDTIYEDEDVKEAVRRLPENLYNDRMFRIKRALDLTMRQQILPKEQWTKYEEDKFYLEPYLKEVIRERKEREEWGKK; encoded by the exons ATGCGAGATGATACAATATATGAGGATGAAGATGTAAAAGAAGCCGTAAGAAGGCTTCCTGAGAACCTTTATAATGACAGGATGTTTCGCATTAAGAGAGCACTGGACCTGACCATGAGGCAACAGATCTTGCCTAAAGAGCAGTGGACAAAATATGAGGAG gataaattctATCTTGAACCGTATCTCAAAGAGGTTATtcgggaaagaaaagaaagagaagaatgggGAAAGAAGTGA